The following coding sequences are from one Bufo bufo chromosome 2, aBufBuf1.1, whole genome shotgun sequence window:
- the FGA gene encoding fibrinogen alpha chain: MRAALVTVLLCLVGTAWTEETFEEAGATGRGPRIVEQKSDSTCKQETNWQVCADDDWGPKCPSGCRVQGLSDKTDKEFSTRIDAINKKLKDSQSSYDSIDIRTKETYKQIKDNLVAALQTDGSYNQVSESLRQKIDILKLKVSRQIERIRLLQRNIRDQVVETKRLEVDIDIKLRACKGSCARGVDFNVDMASYENIQKQLLQAESTDLRPSSDPLPMLKMKPLKDSTVDSKYKTLFSEKEKYPIFSDVGQFTFVLEGKTKEVTGHPGSTTSVTNVQGSVKQPSQTTDFVIVGDKSAQPGKGGEVISERREISCTKTIHKKIVKGPTGTKEEISEIISGGEECEKLERLKAEGKGELGADGTYNIRVTGSGTLGGFNFPSWEDFVSGKTVSSSSSVSGGSTSKTQGSLTAGDDEFDDFSNIDFSSPSFRPDKTSSGSSTYSKMVHSSSSTKDGYHSSKQMKSGPVFEDLGPILTEKSEEDMPDFGARSVQTGVKTTGDHTGTDCADILQKHSSGGKSGIFKIRPEGSNKELSVFCDQDTQLGGWVLIQQREDGSVNFNRTWQDYKNGFGSVDATGKGELWLGNEYIHLLTRKETILRIELGDWSGNQVYAEYSFHLGSESEGYSLNVNGYEGSAGDSLVEGSKDDGEYTSHANMKFSTYDRDSDKWEENCAEMYGGGWWYNNCQAANLNGIYYNGGQYDPRNNVPYEIENGIVWVLFKPADYSLKTVKMKIRPVDTA, translated from the exons ATGAGAGCAGCACTTGTAACCGTGTTGCTCTGCCTCGTGGGCACTGCATGG ACAGAGGAGACCTTTGAGGAAGCTGGTGCAACCGGCCGCGGCCCCAGAATTGTGGAACAGAAATCTGACTCTACATGCAAGCAAGAAACCAACTGGCAAGTCTGTGCAGACGATGACTGG GGTCCCAAGTGTCCTTCAGGATGCAGAGTTCAAGGGTTATCTGACAAGACTGACAAAGAATTTAGCACAAGAATTGATGCAATTAACAAGAAACTAAAGGATAGTCAAAGCAGTTATGATTCCATTGACATAAGAACCAAAGAAACATATAAACAAATCAAGGATAACCTAGTCGCAGCCCTGC AGACTGATGGCTCATATAACCAGGTGTCTGAAAGTCTGAGGCAGAAAATTGACATTTTGAAACTAAAGGTTTCCAGGCAGATTGAAAGAATAAGGTTGCTGCAGAGGAACATCAGAGACCAGGTGGTGGAAACAAAACGCCTTGAG GTTGATATTGATATTAAACTCCGTGCTTGCAAAGGATCATGTGCAAGGGGAGTTGACTTCAATGTGGATATGGCGAGCTATGAAAATATACAGAAGCAGCTCTTGCAAGCGGAATCCACTGATCTGAGACCAAGCTCAGATCCTCTTCCTATGCTTAAGATGAAACCTCTGAAAGATTCAACAGTTGATTCCAAGTACAAGACACTGTTTTCGGAAAAAGAAAAGTATCCAATTTTCTCTGATGTTGGCCAATTTACATTTGTGCTGGAAGGGAAAACTAAAGAGGTAACTGGACATCCAGGGTCCACTACATCTGTCACTAATGTCCAGGGTAGTGTGAAACAGCCTTCCCAAACCACTGACTTTGTTATCGTAGGTGATAAATCTGCACAGCCTGGTAAAGGGGGAGAAGTGATTTCAGAAAGACGAGAAATTTCATGCACTAAAACTATTCATAAGAAAATTGTTAAGGGACCCACTGGAACTAAGGAAGAAATTAGTGAAATAATTAGTGGTGGAGAAGAGTGTGAAAAATTAGAAAGGCTTAAGGCAGAAGGAAAGGGTGAGTTAGGTGCCGATGGCACATACAATATCCGAGTCACAGGGAGCGGTACCTTAGGAGGTTTCAATTTTCCAAGCTGGGAAGACTTTGTTAGTGGTAAGACTGTGAGTAGCAGTAGCAGTGTTAGTGGTGGATCAACTTCAAAAACTCAAGGTTCTTTGactgcaggagatgatgaatttGATGATTTCAGCAATATAGACTTTAGCTCTCCTAGTTTTAGACCTGATAAAACCTCATCTGGTTCATCCACTTATTCCAAAATGGTacacagcagtagcagcacaaagGATGGATACCATTCAAGCAAGCAAATGAAGAGTGGGCCTGTATTTGAAGATCTTGGCCCCATCCTGACTGAGAAGAGTGAGGAAGACATGCCTGATTTTGGGGCCCGCAGTGTGCAAACAGGAGTGAAAACGACTGGAGATCACACTGGGACAG ACTGTGCTGATATCCTCCAGAAACACAGTTCTGGTGGCAAAAGTGGCATTTTCAAAATCAGGCCAGAAGGATCCAATAAAGAGCTATCAGTGTTTTGCGACCAAGATACCCAATTAGGAGGATGGGTCTTGATTCAACAAAGGGAAGATGGATCTGTGAATTTTAACAGAACCTGGCAAGACTACAAGAATGGATTTGGATCTGTGGATGCAACTGGGAAAGGAGAACTATGGCTGGGAAATGAATACATCCATCTGCTGACCCGAAAAGAGACAATTTTGAGGATTGAGTTAGGAGACTGGTCTGGAAATCAGGTTTATGCAGAATACAGTTTCCACCTAGGATCAGAATCAGAGGGATATTCTCTTAATGTTAATGGCTATGAAGGTTCTGCAGGAGATTCCCTGGTAGAAGGCTCTAAAGATGACGGTGAATACACCTCTCACGCCAACATGAAGTTTAGCACGTATGATAGGGACAGTGACAAGTGGGAGGAGAATTGTGCAGAAATGTATGGAGGGGGGTGGTGGTATAACAACTGCCAGGCTGCCAATCTTAATGGGATTTACTATAATGGAGGTCAGTATGATCCAAGGAATAATGTCCCTTATGAGATTGAAAATGGGATTGTTTGGGTATTGTTCAAACCAGCTGATTACTCTTTGAaaactgtgaaaatgaaaattcgTCCTGTTGACACTGCATAA